A stretch of the Kroppenstedtia eburnea genome encodes the following:
- a CDS encoding cysteine-rich CWC family protein: MTDAGRRPKYCPICGQENGCGIGEPRETCWCTHAYFPKGIFAKVPPDQLRKSCICKECLEKFVEENRADTDTHSPL, translated from the coding sequence GTGACTGACGCAGGGAGACGTCCCAAGTATTGCCCCATCTGCGGACAGGAAAATGGTTGCGGGATCGGTGAACCCCGGGAAACCTGCTGGTGTACCCATGCGTATTTTCCCAAGGGGATCTTTGCGAAGGTGCCGCCGGATCAATTGAGAAAATCGTGCATTTGCAAAGAGTGTCTGGAGAAGTTTGTGGAGGAGAATCGGGCAGACACCGACACACACTCTCCGTTGTGA
- the trmB gene encoding tRNA (guanosine(46)-N7)-methyltransferase TrmB encodes MRIRRKPHAKQMVQEHPRVVKEPEQLRGKWHTLFGNDRPIHLELGTGKGQFLSRVCQDRPAVNWIGVERIEEVLLHALKKAEETPCANLRFLWMDVNRLDEIFAEGEVERIHLHFSDPWPKKRHARRRLTHHTFLHRYKKVLEPQGEILLKTDNSSLFDFSLEELETTGFTIVESTRDLYHSPYVRGNIPTEYEQKFTARGVPIHYLLAKPTGDFSSTR; translated from the coding sequence ATGCGAATCAGACGAAAACCCCACGCCAAACAGATGGTGCAGGAGCACCCCCGGGTGGTGAAGGAACCGGAGCAACTGCGGGGAAAGTGGCACACCCTGTTTGGCAATGACCGGCCGATCCATCTGGAACTGGGCACCGGGAAGGGGCAGTTCTTGTCCCGTGTCTGTCAAGACCGTCCCGCGGTGAACTGGATCGGGGTGGAGCGGATCGAAGAAGTGCTCCTCCACGCCTTGAAGAAGGCGGAGGAGACCCCCTGTGCCAATCTCCGGTTTTTGTGGATGGATGTCAACCGACTGGATGAGATATTTGCAGAGGGGGAAGTGGAGCGGATCCATCTTCACTTCAGCGACCCCTGGCCCAAGAAGCGACATGCCCGTCGGAGGCTGACCCACCACACCTTTCTCCACCGTTACAAGAAAGTGCTGGAGCCACAGGGGGAGATCCTGCTGAAGACAGACAACTCCTCCCTCTTTGATTTCTCTTTGGAGGAGTTGGAAACGACAGGATTCACCATCGTGGAATCCACCCGGGATCTTTATCACAGTCCCTATGTTAGAGGGAACATCCCGACGGAGTATGAACAGAAGTTCACCGCCCGGGGAGTTCCCATCCATTACCTGCTGGCAAAGCCCACTGGGGATTTCTCTTCCACTCGTTGA
- a CDS encoding metal-dependent hydrolase, giving the protein MDNLTHGLLGYAVYAASGIKGATKKERLGYAAAAVVGAEIPDIEGFTTFMGQEIYLTWHRAITHSLFFSPLMALLAVGIVALFNRSIHWGKAWLLAWVATLTHLFSDWANTWGTGLLEPFVGGRYSLGILPIVDLIILLIFACGFLMKRKYGRVRTFRGVWAALLLYVSLQAGHAAWLESRLTGVEQTTPVAQLVPTQYQLVAKDGDHFHYYAGSLFTGLRKIGESRSESHPAVEKALAADGEARALVRFLSSHGTEVEESATGYRVRFYDPRFRMQSPSLLSTQVIVPKESPKESSPPQTSDP; this is encoded by the coding sequence TTGGACAACTTGACACACGGGTTGCTCGGTTATGCCGTTTATGCCGCTTCCGGTATCAAAGGAGCGACCAAAAAGGAGCGGCTCGGTTATGCAGCCGCTGCCGTCGTCGGTGCAGAAATCCCCGATATTGAGGGGTTTACCACCTTTATGGGACAGGAAATCTATCTCACTTGGCACCGGGCGATCACCCATTCCCTGTTCTTCTCTCCATTGATGGCCCTCTTGGCGGTGGGGATCGTCGCCTTGTTCAACCGATCGATCCATTGGGGGAAAGCCTGGCTTCTCGCCTGGGTTGCCACACTGACCCATCTCTTCTCCGACTGGGCCAACACCTGGGGAACCGGACTGCTGGAGCCCTTTGTCGGCGGGCGATACTCCCTTGGTATCTTGCCCATCGTGGATCTCATCATCCTGTTGATTTTCGCCTGCGGCTTTCTGATGAAACGGAAGTATGGAAGGGTCCGCACCTTTCGCGGCGTGTGGGCCGCCCTGCTCCTATATGTATCCTTGCAAGCGGGACACGCCGCCTGGCTGGAATCCCGCCTGACCGGAGTGGAACAAACCACCCCTGTCGCCCAACTGGTGCCCACCCAATATCAACTGGTTGCCAAAGACGGGGATCACTTTCACTATTATGCCGGGTCCCTGTTCACCGGGCTTCGCAAGATCGGGGAAAGTAGAAGCGAATCCCACCCTGCCGTGGAGAAAGCCCTGGCCGCCGATGGGGAAGCCCGGGCACTGGTTCGCTTTCTCTCCTCCCACGGCACGGAAGTGGAGGAATCCGCCACCGGATACCGGGTCCGCTTTTACGATCCCCGCTTTCGGATGCAGAGTCCTTCCCTGTTAAGCACCCAGGTGATCGTACCCAAAGAATCACCCAAAGAGTCCAGCCCGCCCCAGACGTCTGACCCCTGA
- a CDS encoding LacI family DNA-binding transcriptional regulator, translated as MPSKNNSGGDGRAQVTIREVAKRAGVSIATVSRVLNRSKPVSEELKRRIEQAVRETGYLPNAVARSMIQKRTGLIGVIIPEIANPYFSGLVEGIESVAHQHQSHIMLAVSRKDPRREMDLLRIFQARQMDGIILAAARVGGELRRVLQSLTIPYVLIGQRPAGLRAPCVKVDNRRAACEVTTHLIGKGHRRIGMISGPMWDLASGKERYEGYRDALGEAGWTPRPEWVAAEESFRLQDGVKGMERILRAKERPTAVFCACDRMAVGAIQALESRGIRVPDQIAVAGFDDEEAATMIRPRLTTVRHSPFEMGWKATERLMATLRGEGSSPDEVIRVGHGLVVRDSTSGGK; from the coding sequence GTGCCGTCAAAGAATAATTCCGGCGGGGACGGGCGGGCTCAGGTGACGATCCGGGAGGTGGCCAAGCGGGCGGGAGTTTCCATCGCGACAGTTTCCCGGGTGTTGAACCGCTCCAAACCGGTCAGCGAGGAATTGAAAAGGCGAATTGAGCAGGCGGTAAGAGAGACAGGCTATCTGCCCAATGCAGTTGCCCGGAGTATGATCCAAAAACGTACGGGACTGATCGGGGTGATCATCCCGGAAATTGCCAACCCTTACTTTTCAGGTCTCGTCGAAGGGATTGAGAGTGTGGCCCATCAGCACCAATCCCATATCATGCTGGCGGTTTCACGGAAGGATCCCCGCCGGGAGATGGATCTGTTGCGGATTTTTCAGGCAAGGCAGATGGACGGGATCATTCTGGCGGCAGCAAGAGTGGGTGGGGAACTCCGGAGAGTGTTGCAGTCTCTCACGATTCCCTATGTGTTGATCGGACAGCGTCCCGCCGGGTTGAGGGCGCCCTGCGTCAAGGTGGATAACCGGCGCGCCGCATGTGAGGTGACCACCCATCTGATCGGGAAGGGACACCGCCGGATCGGGATGATCAGCGGTCCGATGTGGGATCTCGCTTCGGGAAAGGAGCGCTATGAGGGGTATCGGGATGCCCTGGGGGAAGCGGGGTGGACTCCACGGCCGGAGTGGGTGGCGGCAGAAGAGTCCTTTCGTCTGCAGGATGGAGTGAAGGGGATGGAACGGATCTTACGTGCCAAAGAGCGTCCCACGGCGGTTTTCTGCGCCTGTGACCGGATGGCCGTCGGTGCGATCCAAGCTCTGGAAAGTCGCGGAATTCGCGTCCCGGATCAGATAGCGGTGGCGGGCTTTGATGATGAAGAGGCAGCCACAATGATCAGGCCCCGTCTCACCACCGTCCGCCATTCTCCCTTTGAGATGGGATGGAAGGCAACAGAAAGGTTGATGGCCACCTTGCGGGGGGAAGGTTCCTCCCCCGATGAGGTGATCCGGGTCGGGCATGGACTGGTGGTGCGGGACAGCACATCTGGCGGAAAGTGA
- a CDS encoding carbohydrate ABC transporter permease: MKKGTRKGLSEGSLAWLLVIPALLLILVIAIFPVFRSFWLSLHDVRLNDATKRTTHSSYGIDLEGYANSMPFLLSALDQEIGKAEGTTRERLTGVKERVEDVRSTLERDSQVRENFKRVDDLLFEGKAVPESLRLVDIEEQKARAAGEQVTQIREDLKAMEQEGILNQPKRVTGLAKGLQECLIEPNFVGLKYYRIYLTDERMWASLTNTIVFTGISVGVELVLGIAIALLINRQFVGRGLVRASVLIPWALPTAVAALMWKFLFDGQNGVMAKIFAEFGLIPDMGTLLTTKLWSMFAVIFADVWKTTPFMALLILAGLQTIPKSLYEAAEVDGAGRIQQFFKITLPMLRTTILVALLFRILDAFRVFDLIYVLTGGGPANATETISVYAYKTMFAQMNFGAGSALAVIVFLCIAIISVLFVKLLGRDLISDGSGK, translated from the coding sequence ATGAAAAAAGGAACTCGGAAAGGACTTTCCGAAGGGAGCCTGGCCTGGTTACTGGTGATTCCCGCCCTGCTTCTCATCCTAGTGATCGCCATTTTTCCGGTGTTCCGTTCCTTTTGGCTCAGTCTTCACGATGTGCGGCTGAATGATGCCACCAAGCGGACCACTCACAGCAGTTACGGAATCGATCTCGAGGGGTATGCCAACTCGATGCCCTTTTTGCTGTCCGCGCTGGATCAGGAGATCGGTAAGGCGGAGGGAACCACCCGGGAACGTCTCACCGGGGTCAAAGAGAGAGTGGAGGACGTGCGATCCACTCTGGAGAGGGATTCCCAGGTCCGTGAAAATTTCAAAAGAGTGGACGATCTCCTGTTTGAGGGGAAGGCGGTTCCCGAAAGCCTGCGTCTGGTGGACATCGAGGAGCAGAAAGCCCGGGCTGCCGGGGAACAGGTCACCCAAATCCGGGAGGATCTGAAGGCGATGGAGCAGGAGGGCATTTTGAACCAGCCCAAACGGGTGACCGGTCTCGCCAAAGGATTGCAGGAGTGCTTGATTGAGCCCAATTTTGTCGGTCTGAAATATTACCGGATCTACCTGACAGATGAGCGGATGTGGGCGTCTCTGACCAACACGATCGTCTTTACCGGAATTTCCGTGGGTGTGGAGCTGGTGCTGGGGATCGCCATCGCTCTCTTGATCAACCGGCAGTTTGTCGGTCGGGGGCTGGTACGGGCTTCGGTGTTGATTCCCTGGGCGTTGCCGACAGCGGTGGCGGCGCTGATGTGGAAGTTTCTCTTTGACGGTCAGAACGGCGTCATGGCCAAAATTTTTGCCGAATTCGGCCTGATTCCTGATATGGGAACACTTTTAACAACCAAGCTTTGGTCCATGTTTGCCGTGATTTTCGCCGATGTCTGGAAGACGACCCCCTTTATGGCGCTGTTGATTTTGGCCGGACTCCAGACCATCCCCAAGAGCCTGTATGAAGCGGCGGAGGTGGACGGGGCCGGCAGAATCCAGCAGTTTTTCAAAATTACGCTGCCGATGTTGCGTACGACCATTCTGGTCGCCCTTCTGTTCCGGATTCTGGATGCCTTCCGCGTCTTTGATCTGATCTATGTTCTGACCGGCGGAGGTCCGGCCAATGCCACGGAAACGATCTCGGTCTACGCCTACAAGACGATGTTTGCCCAGATGAACTTCGGGGCGGGGTCCGCGCTGGCGGTGATCGTCTTCCTCTGCATCGCGATCATCAGCGTATTGTTTGTGAAGCTGCTCGGTCGGGATCTGATCAGTGACGGAAGCGGCAAATAA
- a CDS encoding carbohydrate ABC transporter permease: MRKKTGFWFYLFLTGFLLVVLFPFIWQALTSLKPPGELFGENAFRPVPEHPTMDNYVKVFTQRPFATYLWNSTWVAVVTTAYCVFVAAIAAYAIARLRFKGKSIVLGITLAVSMFPQIATISPIFMFMEKMGLTNSYTGLIIPYTTFALPLALWNLTNFFRKIPFELEEAAKMDGATTWQALWKVIFPLAVPGTFTTAILVFIAAWNEFFFALTLNTEESMKTVPVGIALFQGRFSIPWAEISAASVIVTIPLVLMVLLFQRRIVDGLTTGAVKE; this comes from the coding sequence ATGCGCAAAAAGACGGGATTCTGGTTCTATCTCTTTCTGACGGGGTTCCTCCTGGTCGTGCTCTTCCCCTTCATTTGGCAGGCGTTGACTTCGCTCAAGCCGCCGGGGGAACTCTTTGGAGAGAATGCCTTCCGGCCGGTTCCCGAGCATCCGACAATGGACAACTACGTGAAGGTATTCACCCAGCGTCCCTTTGCCACCTATCTGTGGAACAGCACCTGGGTGGCGGTGGTGACGACCGCCTATTGTGTCTTTGTGGCGGCGATTGCCGCCTATGCCATCGCCCGCCTCCGGTTCAAAGGAAAGAGTATTGTACTGGGGATCACGCTGGCGGTCAGCATGTTTCCCCAGATCGCCACCATCTCGCCGATCTTCATGTTTATGGAGAAAATGGGCCTGACCAACAGTTATACAGGCTTGATCATTCCCTACACCACTTTTGCACTGCCCTTGGCGCTCTGGAATCTGACCAATTTCTTCCGCAAAATCCCTTTTGAACTGGAAGAGGCGGCCAAAATGGACGGAGCCACCACTTGGCAGGCATTATGGAAGGTGATCTTTCCCTTGGCGGTGCCCGGCACGTTCACCACGGCCATTCTGGTGTTTATCGCCGCCTGGAATGAATTTTTCTTCGCCCTGACCCTCAACACGGAGGAGAGTATGAAAACGGTGCCCGTGGGGATCGCTCTCTTCCAGGGTCGATTCTCCATCCCCTGGGCGGAGATCTCCGCCGCTTCGGTGATCGTCACCATTCCCCTCGTGCTCATGGTTCTTCTGTTTCAACGTCGGATCGTGGACGGATTGACCACCGGTGCCGTCAAAGAATAA
- a CDS encoding ABC transporter substrate-binding protein, translated as MLTVGLSASLTFALAACGSGPDEVKGDDNGKKITLTYARGKDQTGATTKLIKAFEKEHPNIRVKFKEMPSDTGVSHDQYVTMFSGGSGEIDIFDLDVIWPAEFAQAGYLEPLDRYIQRDRIELDNYVEGAVDAGNYNGQQWAMPKFMDAGLLYYRTDLVKKAPKTWDEMMEQAKEQKGKNGAKYGYLFQGKQYEGLVCNFVEFIGSYGGQVLDEQGKVAINSPETVKGLKKMTELAGSDLVPGNVTAITEIETDAIYGEGQAVFDRQWPYHYTKMNEEGSKVKGKVAVAPLPAGDKGSAAALGGWVSGINKNSKHKKEAWEFIKFMTGPEGQKISAIDGGLAPTYIPLFEDDEVKKASPLFKDKNYVEGLKSAVSRPVSPEYPKISDIIQVEVSKTLAGKQTPEAAVKSMEKKLQEVVK; from the coding sequence ATGCTCACCGTCGGATTGTCCGCTTCCCTGACCTTTGCCCTGGCGGCCTGCGGTTCGGGCCCGGATGAGGTGAAAGGGGATGACAACGGGAAGAAAATCACCCTGACCTACGCCCGGGGCAAGGATCAGACCGGTGCCACCACCAAGCTGATCAAAGCCTTCGAAAAGGAACATCCCAATATCCGGGTCAAGTTTAAGGAGATGCCTTCAGACACCGGAGTCAGCCATGACCAGTATGTGACGATGTTCAGCGGCGGCTCCGGAGAGATCGACATATTTGACTTGGATGTGATCTGGCCTGCGGAATTTGCTCAGGCGGGGTATCTTGAACCCTTGGATCGGTACATCCAGCGGGATCGGATCGAACTGGACAACTATGTGGAGGGGGCGGTGGATGCCGGCAACTACAACGGACAGCAGTGGGCGATGCCCAAGTTTATGGATGCGGGACTGTTGTATTACCGGACCGATCTGGTGAAGAAAGCCCCGAAAACCTGGGATGAGATGATGGAGCAGGCCAAGGAGCAAAAAGGGAAAAACGGGGCCAAGTACGGTTACCTCTTCCAGGGGAAGCAATATGAAGGTTTGGTCTGCAACTTTGTGGAGTTTATCGGCTCCTACGGCGGACAGGTGCTGGATGAGCAGGGGAAAGTGGCCATCAACAGTCCGGAGACGGTGAAAGGTCTGAAAAAGATGACTGAACTCGCCGGGTCGGATTTGGTACCGGGGAATGTCACTGCCATCACGGAAATCGAGACCGATGCGATCTACGGCGAAGGTCAGGCCGTGTTTGACCGGCAATGGCCCTACCATTACACCAAAATGAATGAAGAAGGATCCAAGGTGAAAGGGAAAGTGGCTGTCGCCCCCCTGCCGGCAGGGGACAAAGGAAGTGCCGCCGCTCTGGGGGGATGGGTTTCCGGAATCAACAAAAACTCCAAACATAAAAAAGAAGCCTGGGAGTTTATCAAATTCATGACCGGTCCCGAAGGACAGAAGATCTCCGCCATCGATGGAGGGTTGGCCCCGACCTATATACCTCTCTTTGAAGATGATGAGGTGAAAAAGGCCAGCCCGCTGTTCAAGGATAAAAACTATGTTGAAGGCTTGAAATCCGCCGTTTCCCGCCCGGTTTCCCCGGAGTACCCGAAAATTTCCGATATCATTCAGGTGGAAGTTTCCAAAACCCTGGCCGGGAAGCAAACACCGGAAGCAGCTGTGAAGAGCATGGAGAAGAAGTTGCAGGAAGTCGTTAAATAA
- a CDS encoding GNAT family N-acetyltransferase yields the protein MELMLQAGEDLRLHLFHSQHAQALHRLVEANRSHLEPWLPWIRTVKGVQEIERYIRRTEAAFASGREAHFGIWHRGVLGGSVTVERIDSRNQVAEIGYWLGRELTGDGLMTRSVRRVSTYLFQERNIHRIEIRVEATNHASRRVALRAGFMEEGILREALWTDPGRSDLVIHGLLRPEFP from the coding sequence ATGGAACTGATGCTGCAGGCGGGGGAAGACCTTCGCCTCCACCTCTTTCACTCCCAACACGCACAAGCTTTGCACCGGCTGGTGGAGGCGAATCGTTCCCATCTGGAGCCGTGGCTTCCCTGGATCCGCACAGTGAAGGGAGTTCAGGAGATCGAGAGATATATACGCCGGACCGAGGCTGCTTTTGCCTCCGGACGGGAAGCTCATTTCGGGATCTGGCACCGGGGGGTGTTGGGAGGGTCGGTGACGGTGGAGAGGATCGATTCCCGCAATCAGGTGGCGGAGATCGGATACTGGCTTGGGCGGGAGCTGACGGGAGACGGCCTGATGACCCGATCCGTCCGCAGGGTGAGCACCTACCTCTTTCAGGAGCGAAACATCCACCGGATCGAAATCCGGGTGGAAGCCACCAATCACGCCAGCCGCCGGGTGGCCCTGCGGGCGGGCTTCATGGAGGAAGGAATTCTCCGTGAGGCCCTTTGGACGGATCCCGGAAGGAGCGACCTGGTGATTCACGGACTGCTCCGGCCGGAATTTCCATAA
- a CDS encoding phosphatase PAP2 family protein, whose protein sequence is MAHPIRRHAPLVIGLILVISVSLLLVNLFVYLAEEMMTGTTLQTDREILLQVAALRSPGVTLWMKGVTELGAKEWLIIGTVVGTLLLIRRKQMGDGILFALGMLGASGMNTVLKNAYERIRPEENPLLHAAGYSFPSGHAMGSIVFYGFLLYFSVKSRFSPWAKASCCLVWSALILLIGFSRIYLGVHYPTDVLAGWIAGMAILIQCIAVREGILYWRRKQTEDR, encoded by the coding sequence GTGGCCCATCCGATTCGGCGTCATGCACCGTTGGTGATCGGCCTCATCCTTGTCATATCCGTTTCTCTCCTCTTAGTCAACCTGTTTGTCTATCTGGCGGAGGAAATGATGACCGGAACGACCCTTCAGACCGACCGGGAGATCCTCCTGCAGGTGGCGGCTCTTCGTTCCCCGGGAGTGACCCTCTGGATGAAGGGGGTGACTGAGCTGGGTGCAAAAGAATGGCTCATCATCGGGACCGTGGTGGGTACTCTCCTGTTGATCCGGAGGAAACAGATGGGGGATGGGATTCTGTTTGCCCTGGGGATGCTGGGAGCCTCGGGGATGAATACGGTGTTGAAGAACGCCTATGAGCGAATCCGCCCCGAGGAGAATCCCTTGCTTCACGCTGCCGGCTACAGTTTTCCCAGCGGACATGCCATGGGGTCGATCGTTTTTTACGGTTTTCTCCTGTACTTTTCGGTGAAAAGCCGGTTTTCTCCGTGGGCCAAAGCATCATGTTGCTTGGTGTGGAGCGCTCTGATCCTCCTGATCGGCTTCAGTCGAATCTACCTGGGGGTACACTATCCGACGGATGTGCTCGCCGGGTGGATCGCCGGGATGGCGATTCTGATCCAGTGCATCGCAGTGCGGGAGGGGATTCTGTATTGGCGACGGAAACAGACGGAGGACAGGTGA
- a CDS encoding histidine phosphatase family protein, which translates to METTIYLIRHGETLWNRERRIQGHRDVPLSEAGLEQARRLGKHLRGIHFHGVYASDLQRAVQTAEQVAAGRNLSVHTLPSLRERHLGEWEGLSLESLKKHYPEDWQRVWNQGGEYGVEPTENIRVRMMAALDGICREHPGKRAAVVSHGGSINIVLESVSDGRYGPGRTRIGNTAVSILVYHPESGWRVEEVNRGEHLESERARS; encoded by the coding sequence ATGGAGACAACCATCTATCTGATCCGGCATGGTGAAACTCTTTGGAACAGGGAGCGACGAATTCAGGGACACCGGGATGTCCCCCTGTCGGAGGCAGGACTGGAACAAGCCCGCCGTCTGGGAAAACATCTGAGGGGAATCCACTTTCACGGGGTGTATGCCAGCGATCTGCAACGGGCTGTACAGACGGCGGAACAGGTGGCCGCCGGGAGAAACTTGTCAGTTCACACCCTTCCTTCCTTGCGGGAACGTCATCTGGGGGAGTGGGAGGGGTTGTCCCTTGAGTCGCTGAAGAAGCACTATCCCGAGGATTGGCAACGAGTCTGGAATCAGGGGGGGGAATACGGAGTGGAGCCGACAGAGAACATTCGGGTCCGGATGATGGCTGCCCTGGATGGCATCTGTCGTGAACACCCCGGCAAACGGGCGGCCGTGGTCAGTCACGGAGGTAGTATCAATATCGTGTTGGAATCGGTCAGCGACGGGCGTTACGGACCCGGTCGAACCCGGATCGGCAATACCGCGGTTTCCATTCTGGTATATCATCCGGAGAGCGGGTGGCGGGTGGAAGAGGTGAATCGCGGGGAGCATCTGGAGTCCGAGAGAGCCCGAAGCTGA
- the rpsD gene encoding 30S ribosomal protein S4: MARYTGPRWKLSRRLGISLSGTGKEMKRPYPPGEHGPNQRRKVSEYGTQLQEKQKLRFMYGMNEKQFRSLFVQAGRMKGVHGENFMKLLESRLDNLVYRLGFARTRAQSRQLVVHGHITVNGKKVDRPAYRVKPGDVIGLREKSRNLAIVKEALAERNFLPEYLSFDDNKLEGTYTRIPERDELPAEINERLIVEFYSR; encoded by the coding sequence ATGGCACGTTACACCGGACCTCGTTGGAAACTGAGCCGCCGCCTGGGGATCTCCCTCTCCGGCACCGGCAAAGAGATGAAACGGCCTTACCCGCCGGGGGAACATGGCCCCAACCAACGGCGCAAGGTCTCTGAATACGGCACCCAGCTGCAGGAGAAACAGAAACTTCGTTTCATGTACGGGATGAACGAAAAACAGTTTCGTTCCCTGTTTGTGCAAGCCGGTAGGATGAAAGGAGTTCACGGCGAGAACTTCATGAAACTGCTGGAGTCCCGCCTGGACAACCTGGTTTACCGTCTCGGCTTTGCCCGCACCCGTGCCCAGTCCCGCCAGCTGGTGGTTCATGGTCATATCACCGTCAACGGCAAAAAAGTGGACCGTCCCGCCTACCGGGTGAAACCCGGCGATGTGATCGGTCTCCGGGAAAAGAGCCGCAACCTGGCCATTGTCAAGGAAGCTCTGGCAGAACGCAACTTCCTGCCGGAATACCTGAGCTTTGACGACAACAAGCTGGAAGGCACCTACACCCGCATTCCGGAACGGGATGAACTGCCCGCCGAAATCAATGAGCGTCTGATCGTTGAATTCTACTCCCGGTAA
- the cls gene encoding cardiolipin synthase, whose amino-acid sequence MNILTILLSVLFILNFIFAAIVIFMERRDAGSTWAWLLVLFFIPFLGFILYLVFGQNLSRKRLFDWEDLNKIGIEHLISGQIESLRDEDFRFSDPVLEKYRDQIYMHLINNEAVLTRDNRVEMITDGKEKFNALFRDMERAEDHIHLQYYIFRNDHLGKRLIHTLTQKAKEGVKVRVLYDDLGSRKLSKRAFRQLLEDGGEVEAFFPSAIPFINLRLNYRNHRKLAIIDGKIGYVGGFNVGDEYLGLKSRFGYWRDTHLRVEGTAVHAMQTRFILDWNQAAKGEIHYSDRYFPEASFTGDVAIQIVTSGPDSEEEQIKNGYIKMISSAKRSIRIQTPYFIPDASLLDALRIAVLSGVDVRVMIPDKPDHMFVYWATYSYIGELLEAGAKIYIYENGFIHAKTIVVDDEVGSVGTANIDMRSFRLNFEVNAFFYHQPTALQQSATFQRDLEQSHELTWEEYRQRSLKIRFKESISRLLSPIL is encoded by the coding sequence ATGAATATTCTTACCATTTTGTTGAGCGTTTTGTTTATCCTGAACTTTATCTTCGCCGCGATTGTGATTTTTATGGAGCGCCGGGATGCCGGTTCCACTTGGGCGTGGCTGTTGGTTTTGTTCTTCATTCCCTTTCTCGGCTTTATTCTGTATCTGGTCTTCGGTCAGAATCTGAGTCGGAAGCGATTGTTTGATTGGGAGGATCTCAATAAGATCGGAATTGAACATTTGATCTCCGGACAGATCGAGTCCTTGCGGGATGAAGATTTTCGGTTTTCCGACCCCGTCCTGGAGAAGTACCGGGATCAGATTTATATGCATTTGATCAACAATGAAGCGGTGTTGACCCGGGACAACCGTGTGGAGATGATTACGGACGGGAAGGAAAAGTTTAATGCTCTGTTCCGGGACATGGAGAGAGCCGAGGACCATATTCACCTGCAGTATTATATTTTTCGCAATGACCATCTCGGAAAACGGTTGATCCACACCCTGACCCAAAAAGCGAAAGAAGGGGTGAAGGTGCGCGTCTTGTACGATGACCTGGGCTCAAGAAAATTGTCCAAACGGGCCTTTCGCCAATTGTTGGAAGACGGTGGGGAAGTGGAAGCTTTTTTTCCTTCCGCCATCCCCTTTATCAACCTTCGCCTCAATTACCGCAACCATCGGAAACTGGCCATCATCGACGGCAAAATCGGTTACGTCGGGGGTTTCAATGTAGGGGATGAATACCTCGGATTGAAGTCGAGGTTCGGTTATTGGCGGGATACGCACCTGCGGGTGGAAGGGACAGCGGTGCATGCGATGCAGACGCGGTTCATACTGGATTGGAATCAGGCGGCCAAGGGGGAGATTCACTATTCGGATCGGTATTTTCCGGAGGCATCCTTCACAGGGGATGTGGCGATCCAAATCGTCACCAGCGGTCCCGATTCCGAGGAAGAGCAGATCAAGAACGGCTACATCAAGATGATCTCTTCGGCCAAACGATCCATCCGCATTCAGACGCCCTACTTCATCCCGGATGCCAGTCTGTTGGATGCGCTGCGGATTGCGGTGTTGTCCGGTGTGGATGTGCGGGTGATGATTCCTGACAAGCCGGATCATATGTTTGTCTATTGGGCGACCTATTCCTACATCGGCGAACTGTTGGAAGCCGGGGCCAAGATTTATATCTATGAAAACGGATTTATCCATGCCAAAACCATTGTCGTCGATGATGAGGTCGGCTCCGTGGGTACCGCCAATATCGATATGCGGAGCTTTCGCCTCAATTTTGAAGTGAATGCCTTTTTTTATCACCAACCGACTGCCTTGCAACAGTCCGCCACTTTTCAAAGGGATCTGGAACAATCCCATGAGCTGACATGGGAAGAGTATCGGCAACGCTCCCTCAAAATCCGGTTCAAAGAATCGATCTCCAGGTTGCTGTCGCCGATTTTGTAA